From a single Candidatus Synechococcus calcipolaris G9 genomic region:
- a CDS encoding (2Fe-2S) ferredoxin domain-containing protein: MNVSYTPSLCRFALDGMVTDIDLKPGEHPRAVCLKVDGGETYYIKLHKRVWRELVIWPSVGDRLRVMGERVYKPKKQDYRYKADYVEILAKAAEQPLDQSPSVTQDKKPQDKGCKDKILVCQKSSCCRRGGKELWQALEQNLVAANLHDQVSLKATGCMGQCKRGPVMVVAKKRYTQVKPNQVKPLLDTLNSKK, translated from the coding sequence ATGAACGTCTCCTATACGCCTAGCCTATGTCGGTTTGCCTTGGATGGGATGGTTACGGACATTGATCTTAAACCCGGTGAGCATCCTAGGGCAGTATGCCTTAAGGTGGACGGGGGAGAAACCTATTACATCAAGCTACACAAGCGAGTCTGGCGGGAATTAGTTATCTGGCCCAGTGTGGGCGATCGCCTGCGGGTAATGGGAGAGCGGGTCTATAAACCGAAAAAACAGGACTATCGTTACAAGGCAGACTATGTAGAAATTTTAGCAAAAGCTGCGGAGCAACCTCTGGATCAAAGCCCCTCGGTTACCCAGGACAAGAAACCTCAGGATAAGGGGTGCAAGGACAAAATACTCGTGTGTCAAAAGTCTTCCTGTTGTCGGCGGGGGGGCAAGGAGCTATGGCAAGCCCTTGAACAGAATCTTGTTGCAGCTAATCTCCATGATCAGGTCAGTCTTAAGGCAACGGGATGTATGGGACAGTGCAAGCGTGGCCCAGTGATGGTTGTAGCTAAAAAACGTTACACCCAGGTCAAGCCCAATCAGGTCAAGCCCTTGCTGGATACCCTAAATAGCAAAAAATAA
- a CDS encoding pentapeptide repeat-containing protein — protein MSKPLTLDQVVAQFARGIRSFRGVDLKGSQFPLVQFSHIDLVGANLENINWSGADLIKANLSRANLRGAKLIGADLSGANLVDANLEEAILSGAILVGAYLSRANLQKAVLSGAILTGAVLRDSKLQGINLVGADLSSTDLYGADARQTDLEEAQLIGAILPNGQEVLDPAYTIETEFSENHVLDLDAEGHPTSITQPDWDNESLIDAFLDPKEFPSAAFHNGDLQLQTLGGDRWQLSTISGQVIALLEKDGDAQRVRLYADTPFRDAVAEALIQHHFYPHPTQPHSSQADDVYHYVAVDPNYQATYGTSRQLWKTWWMTLKDQPDDIIPDLQILENNQWYPVQEISFVAQPQGDILIKRSPEADVILPTDVNIVWIQKIDELPSAFLATDTENDESEVEPTQVEPDWLLLGEVITYKTGVLRIQTTVGELCIEGENIRCLYQGQPIPLEELGEINELD, from the coding sequence ATGAGTAAACCCCTAACCCTAGATCAGGTTGTTGCTCAGTTTGCCCGTGGTATCCGTAGTTTTCGTGGCGTTGATCTGAAAGGTAGTCAGTTTCCCCTCGTGCAGTTTAGCCATATCGACCTGGTCGGAGCCAACCTCGAGAATATCAATTGGAGTGGTGCAGACTTAATTAAAGCCAATCTCAGTCGGGCAAATCTGCGGGGTGCAAAGCTCATTGGCGCGGATCTCAGTGGTGCCAATCTCGTGGATGCCAACCTGGAAGAAGCTATCCTCAGTGGAGCTATTCTCGTCGGTGCCTATCTTTCCCGGGCCAATCTCCAAAAAGCCGTCCTCAGCGGTGCCATTCTCACTGGAGCCGTACTCCGGGATAGTAAATTACAGGGTATTAATTTGGTGGGGGCGGATCTATCCTCCACGGATTTGTATGGTGCCGATGCCCGCCAAACGGATTTAGAGGAAGCCCAACTCATTGGGGCGATTTTGCCCAATGGCCAGGAGGTACTTGATCCTGCCTATACCATTGAAACGGAATTTTCTGAGAATCATGTCTTAGACTTGGATGCTGAGGGTCATCCCACCTCCATCACCCAACCCGATTGGGACAACGAGTCACTGATTGATGCTTTCTTAGACCCAAAGGAATTTCCCTCTGCCGCCTTTCATAATGGCGATCTGCAATTACAAACCCTGGGGGGCGATCGCTGGCAACTCAGTACCATTTCTGGCCAAGTCATTGCTCTCCTTGAAAAAGATGGAGATGCCCAGCGTGTCAGATTATATGCTGATACCCCCTTTAGGGATGCCGTTGCCGAAGCCCTGATCCAGCATCACTTCTATCCCCACCCCACCCAGCCCCATAGCTCCCAAGCCGATGATGTCTATCATTATGTAGCCGTTGACCCCAACTATCAGGCCACCTACGGAACCAGTCGCCAACTCTGGAAAACCTGGTGGATGACCCTCAAGGATCAACCCGATGACATCATTCCCGATCTACAAATTTTAGAGAATAATCAATGGTACCCCGTCCAAGAGATTAGTTTTGTGGCCCAACCCCAGGGCGATATTCTCATCAAGCGATCGCCTGAAGCCGATGTCATTCTCCCCACCGATGTCAACATTGTCTGGATTCAAAAAATTGACGAGCTACCCTCTGCCTTCCTTGCCACTGATACCGAAAATGACGAGTCAGAAGTTGAGCCTACTCAAGTAGAACCGGATTGGCTGCTCCTAGGGGAGGTCATTACCTACAAAACTGGAGTCCTGCGGATCCAAACCACCGTGGGAGAACTCTGCATTGAAGGCGAAAATATTCGCTGCCTCTACCAAGGGCAACCCATTCCCCTAGAGGAACTCGGCGAAATTAATGAACTCGATTAG
- a CDS encoding TMEM165/GDT1 family protein produces MLTGFVAGLTLISISELGDKSFFIAMILASRHGKRWVFLGALLALTFMTVLAVLAGQVFGLLPPLYTHYGAIALFTFFGLRLLYRGWMMKNTLLSDDSEEIVEAEAAVEKAEVQGQQWRDHPIFGIIFEAFGLTFVAEWGDRTQFATITMAATYNPWGVAAGAILGHALCLLIAVWGGHLMARQLSERTLTLLGGGLFLFFGVLTAGI; encoded by the coding sequence ATGTTGACGGGATTTGTGGCGGGACTGACCTTGATTTCGATTTCCGAATTGGGGGATAAGTCTTTTTTTATTGCCATGATTCTGGCGAGTCGCCATGGTAAACGCTGGGTGTTTTTGGGGGCCTTGCTTGCCCTGACATTCATGACTGTTTTGGCAGTGTTAGCGGGCCAAGTTTTTGGCCTTTTGCCGCCACTGTATACCCACTATGGGGCGATCGCCCTGTTTACCTTTTTTGGTCTCCGGCTGCTATACCGAGGTTGGATGATGAAGAACACCCTTCTTAGTGACGATTCTGAGGAAATTGTGGAAGCGGAAGCAGCGGTGGAAAAAGCAGAAGTACAGGGACAGCAGTGGCGAGATCACCCTATTTTCGGAATTATTTTCGAGGCCTTTGGTTTAACCTTTGTCGCAGAATGGGGCGATCGCACCCAATTTGCCACAATTACTATGGCCGCCACCTACAATCCCTGGGGCGTTGCCGCTGGCGCGATTCTAGGCCATGCTTTATGTCTATTGATTGCGGTTTGGGGTGGTCATCTCATGGCCAGACAACTGTCTGAGCGCACATTGACCCTTTTAGGGGGAGGATTATTCCTATTCTTTGGTGTGTTGACGGCGGGGATATAA
- a CDS encoding LL-diaminopimelate aminotransferase has product MSMFPLADRLANLEGNVFAGMDRVKAVARQSGQDIIDLSLGSADIAVADEILAEIQLALWDPQSHGYQLFQSTRPFREAAAQWYQRRFGLEMDPETEVLALIGSQEGTAHFPLALLNPGDYALVLDPGYPSHAGGVHLAGGRIYPMPLRPENDFLPMLSDVPATILAQAKLLILSYPHNPTTAIAPLSFFQEAVQFCQRHGLVLVHDFPYVDLVFDAPPAPSIFQADRDRSCSIEFFSLSKSYNMGGFRLGFAIGRAQLIQALAQIKSVIDFNQYAGILRGGIIALNSPHHQIQATIDTFRDRRDRFIEVLQDQGWPVTTPPATMYIWAPLPDPWHHNSLGFCQELLLHTGVAASPGSGFGPTGEGFVRFALVRDRQTLTLAAERIMDFLKN; this is encoded by the coding sequence ATGTCCATGTTCCCCCTTGCCGATCGCCTCGCTAACTTAGAAGGAAATGTCTTTGCGGGGATGGATCGGGTCAAGGCCGTGGCCCGTCAGTCTGGACAGGACATTATTGATCTATCCTTGGGGTCGGCGGATATAGCCGTTGCCGATGAGATTTTGGCAGAGATCCAGTTGGCCCTATGGGATCCCCAAAGCCATGGCTACCAACTCTTTCAGAGTACCCGTCCCTTTCGGGAGGCGGCGGCCCAGTGGTATCAGCGGCGATTTGGCCTAGAAATGGATCCGGAAACCGAAGTGCTGGCCTTGATTGGTTCCCAGGAAGGAACGGCCCATTTTCCCCTAGCCCTTTTGAATCCGGGGGATTATGCCCTAGTCCTGGATCCGGGATACCCATCCCATGCCGGCGGGGTGCATTTAGCCGGGGGCCGCATCTATCCGATGCCCTTGCGGCCAGAAAATGACTTTTTACCCATGTTGAGCGATGTTCCCGCAACCATCCTTGCCCAGGCAAAACTCCTCATCCTCAGCTATCCCCATAATCCCACCACAGCGATCGCCCCCCTCAGTTTTTTCCAAGAGGCGGTTCAATTTTGCCAGCGTCATGGTCTTGTCCTCGTCCATGATTTTCCCTACGTGGATTTGGTCTTTGACGCGCCCCCTGCACCTTCTATTTTTCAAGCCGATCGCGATCGCTCCTGTAGTATTGAATTTTTTAGCCTATCCAAGTCCTACAACATGGGGGGATTTCGGCTGGGGTTTGCCATCGGCCGGGCCCAGTTGATCCAAGCCTTAGCTCAGATTAAGTCCGTCATTGATTTTAATCAGTACGCTGGCATTTTACGGGGGGGCATTATCGCCCTCAACAGCCCTCATCATCAAATTCAAGCTACCATAGACACCTTTCGCGATCGCCGCGATCGCTTTATTGAAGTTCTTCAGGATCAGGGCTGGCCCGTGACAACGCCGCCAGCAACCATGTATATTTGGGCCCCCTTGCCTGACCCCTGGCACCATAATTCCCTGGGCTTTTGCCAAGAATTACTCCTCCATACGGGGGTGGCCGCCTCCCCCGGTTCTGGCTTTGGCCCCACTGGGGAGGGATTTGTCCGCTTTGCCCTTGTGCGCGATCGCCAGACCCTAACTCTGGCCGCAGAGCGTATCATGGATTTTCTTAAGAATTAA
- the leuB gene encoding 3-isopropylmalate dehydrogenase — MAYTYRITVLAGDGIGPEIMAVAVDVLQAIAPRFNLTFEFTPALMGGCAIDAVGVPLPEETLETCKNSDAVLLAAIGGTKWDTLPRHLRPETGLLALRSGLGLFANLRPARILPQLIGASSLKPEVIDGVDLMVVRELTGGIYFGQPKGVFASETGEKRGVNTMAYSESEIDRIGRVAFETARKRNKKLCSVDKANVLEVSQLWRDRLTALSADYPDVELSHLYVDNAAMQLVRWPKQFDTIVTGNLFGDILSDAAAMLTGSIGMLPSASLGATGPGVFEPVHGSAPDIAGQNKANPLAMVLSGAMMLRYGLNQPAAADAIETAVLSILDQGYRTADLAAPDTTILGCQEMGEALLKLLCQ; from the coding sequence ATGGCATACACCTATCGCATTACGGTTTTAGCTGGAGATGGTATCGGCCCGGAAATTATGGCCGTGGCCGTGGATGTACTCCAAGCGATCGCCCCCCGCTTTAACTTAACCTTTGAGTTTACGCCGGCCCTGATGGGAGGCTGTGCCATTGATGCCGTTGGGGTTCCCCTGCCGGAAGAAACCCTAGAGACCTGCAAAAATAGTGATGCCGTCCTCCTTGCGGCCATTGGCGGCACAAAATGGGATACCTTGCCCCGCCACCTGCGGCCGGAAACGGGATTATTGGCCCTGCGATCGGGCTTGGGTCTCTTTGCAAACTTGCGTCCGGCGCGGATCCTACCCCAGTTAATTGGGGCCTCTTCCTTAAAGCCGGAGGTGATTGACGGGGTAGATTTGATGGTGGTACGGGAACTCACCGGCGGTATCTATTTTGGCCAGCCCAAGGGAGTATTTGCCTCGGAAACGGGGGAGAAGCGGGGGGTGAATACTATGGCCTATAGCGAATCGGAAATCGATCGCATTGGTCGGGTCGCCTTTGAAACTGCCCGTAAGCGCAATAAAAAACTATGCTCCGTCGATAAGGCCAATGTTCTCGAAGTCTCCCAACTCTGGCGCGATCGCCTCACGGCCCTGAGTGCGGACTACCCGGACGTGGAACTGAGCCATCTATACGTGGATAATGCCGCCATGCAATTGGTACGTTGGCCCAAGCAGTTTGACACCATTGTGACGGGGAACCTATTTGGGGATATTTTGTCCGATGCGGCCGCCATGCTCACCGGCAGTATTGGTATGTTACCTTCCGCCAGTTTGGGGGCTACGGGGCCCGGGGTCTTTGAACCCGTCCATGGTTCCGCCCCGGACATTGCTGGGCAAAATAAGGCCAATCCCTTGGCGATGGTTTTAAGTGGGGCGATGATGTTGCGCTATGGCTTAAATCAACCAGCGGCGGCAGATGCCATTGAAACAGCGGTGCTGAGTATTTTAGATCAGGGGTATCGCACGGCGGATTTGGCTGCTCCAGACACGACCATCCTGGGGTGCCAAGAAATGGGAGAAGCGTTACTTAAATTACTTTGCCAATGA
- a CDS encoding MEKHLA domain-containing protein, which translates to MKLIPPWQDKWVIHHSLRLCQSFYHWTGRSLLPDHYPTDQALGEALFTLPQPVLSHGIEPDPILNYGNQAALNLWQLDWPTLRQMPSRLTAEPLLQAERQQRLAAAAAQGYTENYSGVRISTTGQRFQIENACIWVVLDEQGQRIGQAATFKDWRFLS; encoded by the coding sequence ATGAAATTGATTCCTCCCTGGCAAGACAAGTGGGTGATTCACCATAGTTTGCGGCTTTGCCAGAGTTTTTATCACTGGACGGGGCGATCGCTGCTGCCGGATCATTACCCCACGGATCAAGCCCTAGGGGAGGCTCTTTTTACCTTGCCCCAACCGGTGTTATCCCACGGCATAGAGCCAGATCCTATTCTCAACTACGGCAATCAGGCGGCCCTAAACCTGTGGCAACTGGATTGGCCAACCCTGCGGCAGATGCCCTCCCGTTTGACGGCGGAACCCCTATTGCAGGCCGAACGTCAGCAACGTTTAGCCGCAGCGGCCGCCCAAGGCTACACCGAGAATTATTCGGGAGTACGCATCTCCACCACGGGGCAACGCTTTCAAATTGAGAATGCTTGTATTTGGGTGGTATTGGATGAACAGGGGCAACGAATTGGCCAGGCAGCCACGTTTAAGGACTGGAGATTTTTGTCATAA
- the pstB gene encoding phosphate ABC transporter ATP-binding protein PstB: protein MIFAPVQPGSETCSEIVLRAENLRVYYGDRLVVRDVTIGIPKNDIVAFIGPSGCGKTSILRSFNRLNELIPGARVGGNLSYRGQDLNDPHWDVIDIRCRIGMVFQKPNPFPMSVYENVAFGARINGYAGDMDELVEHSLQQVVLWDEVKDKLNENGLNLSGGQQQRLCIARAIAIQPDVILMDEPCSFLDPIATLKVEELFHRLKQTYTLVIATHNMQQAARVSNLTAFFNVELTPEGQKVGYLVEYDRTSKIFQAPTHPITHDYVSGRFG from the coding sequence ATGATCTTTGCTCCTGTACAGCCCGGTTCGGAAACCTGCTCTGAAATTGTTTTGCGGGCCGAGAACTTGAGGGTTTACTACGGCGATCGCCTAGTGGTACGGGATGTAACGATTGGGATTCCTAAAAACGATATTGTTGCCTTCATTGGCCCCTCCGGGTGTGGTAAAACCAGTATTTTACGCAGCTTTAACCGCCTGAATGAACTGATTCCGGGAGCCAGGGTCGGGGGCAATCTCAGCTATCGGGGTCAGGATCTCAATGATCCCCATTGGGATGTGATAGATATTCGCTGTCGCATTGGCATGGTCTTTCAAAAACCCAATCCTTTTCCAATGTCGGTCTACGAGAATGTTGCCTTTGGTGCGCGAATCAATGGCTATGCTGGGGATATGGATGAGTTGGTGGAACATTCACTCCAGCAGGTTGTTCTTTGGGATGAGGTGAAGGATAAACTCAATGAAAATGGCCTCAATCTCTCCGGTGGCCAACAACAACGGCTCTGTATTGCCCGGGCGATCGCCATTCAGCCCGATGTGATTTTAATGGATGAACCCTGTTCCTTTTTAGACCCCATTGCCACCCTGAAGGTAGAAGAACTCTTCCATCGCCTCAAACAAACCTATACCCTAGTCATTGCCACCCATAACATGCAGCAGGCGGCCCGGGTATCAAATTTGACGGCTTTTTTCAATGTGGAACTAACCCCTGAAGGGCAGAAAGTGGGCTATTTAGTGGAATACGATCGCACCTCAAAGATTTTCCAGGCCCCGACCCACCCCATCACCCATGATTATGTCAGCGGCCGCTTTGGTTGA
- a CDS encoding ABC transporter ATP-binding protein/permease encodes MAQPTHKFNARVWQQFLEIAQPYFFPRDRRGSTVLFLVLLLLVIVFMFGVLFFLTAGVSWGLKALFPDVMGPIVEGLVATTQGILRSPVLGTVMAGTLVIPAAIFFLLRPQMLPRWQAWTLLGLLLMLSLSVSGLNVIISFVGRFFQTALAERQEATYWRYLFVYAGVFVVGTPIVVIYRYVREYLGLRWRDWLTRYFLDRYFNDRAYYKIENQVDIDNPDQRISEDIRSFTQTSLQFLLIILGSLIDLIAFTGILWTISRTLTLTLIGYALVGTVVTVFLGQRLIRLNFNQLRREADFRYGLVHVRDNAESIAFYRGEMQESLQVRQRFMEVLKNYNLLIGWQRNLEFFTTGYNYFVIIVPAALVAPRYFAGDIDFGAISQASFAFSQVLGALSLIVNQFSNLSGFIAGVERLAGFTEVLNHQPTLTEAQTTITLTEAPRFALQNVTVETPNYERRLVQDISFALEPGEGLVIMGPSGVGKSSLLRAIAGLWQAGRGEIIRPRAEDVLFLPQRPYMVLGSLRTQLLYPHGDVNTTEEKMLAALREVNLGSLPDRVGGFDVTLDWADILSLGEQQRLGIARLLLNHSPYAILDEATSALDLGNERRVYEHIQATTRNFISVGHRESLLQYHTYVLEIAAEDQQWRFYPIKA; translated from the coding sequence ATGGCTCAGCCTACCCATAAGTTTAACGCCCGTGTCTGGCAACAGTTCCTGGAGATCGCCCAGCCCTACTTTTTCCCCCGCGATCGCCGCGGCAGTACGGTTCTCTTTTTGGTTCTGCTGCTCTTGGTCATTGTCTTCATGTTTGGGGTGCTATTTTTTCTGACTGCGGGTGTGAGTTGGGGACTCAAAGCCCTATTCCCAGACGTGATGGGCCCGATTGTGGAGGGACTGGTGGCAACCACTCAGGGAATCCTGAGATCGCCGGTTTTGGGGACGGTCATGGCGGGCACATTGGTGATTCCGGCAGCTATTTTCTTTTTACTGAGACCGCAAATGCTCCCCCGCTGGCAAGCCTGGACATTGTTGGGCTTACTACTGATGCTGTCCCTGTCGGTGAGTGGCTTAAATGTGATCATTAGTTTTGTCGGCCGCTTTTTTCAAACAGCCCTAGCGGAGCGGCAGGAAGCCACCTATTGGCGGTACCTGTTTGTCTATGCGGGGGTGTTTGTGGTCGGTACACCCATTGTGGTGATTTACCGTTATGTGCGGGAATACCTGGGGCTACGCTGGCGAGATTGGTTGACCCGATATTTTCTAGATCGCTATTTTAATGATCGGGCCTACTACAAAATTGAAAATCAAGTTGATATTGATAACCCGGATCAACGGATTTCTGAGGATATTCGCTCCTTTACCCAAACATCTCTGCAATTTCTACTCATTATTTTAGGTTCCCTCATTGATCTCATTGCCTTTACCGGCATTCTCTGGACGATCTCCCGCACCCTTACCCTCACCCTGATTGGCTATGCGCTGGTGGGCACCGTAGTTACGGTGTTTTTGGGACAGCGTTTAATTCGCCTGAACTTTAATCAACTCCGCCGCGAAGCCGATTTTCGCTATGGCCTCGTCCATGTGCGCGATAATGCCGAGTCCATTGCCTTTTATCGCGGGGAAATGCAAGAATCCCTCCAAGTCCGGCAGCGGTTTATGGAGGTTTTGAAGAACTATAACCTACTCATTGGCTGGCAACGAAACCTGGAGTTTTTTACCACGGGCTATAATTATTTTGTGATTATTGTGCCCGCGGCCTTGGTGGCACCCCGCTATTTTGCCGGAGACATTGATTTTGGGGCCATTAGTCAGGCCAGTTTCGCCTTTAGCCAGGTGTTGGGTGCCCTATCCTTAATTGTGAATCAGTTTAGTAATTTAAGTGGTTTTATTGCCGGAGTTGAGCGTCTGGCGGGCTTTACGGAGGTTTTGAATCATCAGCCCACCCTCACTGAGGCGCAAACGACGATTACCTTAACGGAAGCTCCTCGGTTTGCCCTTCAAAATGTCACCGTGGAAACCCCTAATTATGAGCGGCGTTTAGTCCAGGATATTTCCTTTGCCCTAGAGCCGGGGGAAGGGTTAGTGATTATGGGCCCCAGTGGTGTGGGCAAAAGCTCCCTCCTCCGGGCGATCGCCGGTCTTTGGCAGGCTGGTCGCGGCGAAATTATCCGGCCCCGGGCAGAGGATGTGCTCTTTTTGCCCCAACGGCCCTACATGGTTCTCGGTTCCCTGCGCACCCAGCTACTCTATCCCCACGGAGATGTGAATACCACTGAAGAAAAAATGTTGGCTGCCCTGCGGGAGGTGAATTTAGGTAGTTTGCCCGATCGGGTCGGCGGCTTTGATGTCACCCTAGACTGGGCCGATATTTTATCCCTGGGGGAACAACAGCGATTAGGCATTGCCCGACTCTTGCTGAATCACAGCCCCTATGCCATTTTGGATGAAGCCACCAGTGCCCTAGACTTAGGCAATGAAAGGCGGGTCTATGAGCATATTCAGGCCACCACCCGGAACTTCATCAGTGTGGGCCACCGCGAGAGCTTACTGCAGTACCACACCTATGTTTTAGAAATTGCCGCAGAGGATCAGCAATGGCGATTTTATCCGATCAAGGCTTAA
- a CDS encoding 7-carboxy-7-deazaguanine synthase QueE, protein MESTNTAPLIELFSAIQGEGANVGTRQLFIRFAGCDLRCRYCDSAHTWHPPRQCQIELTPGERDFISVPNPVTLEQLLTWCDRQNHPGLHDSISLTGGEPLLQAKFLSQLLPRLKQRTSLPLYLETGGHHPDALPPLLPYLDSIGMDIKLPSVSGECHWSAHRTFLELCHQAKVDVFCKVIISHATSDRDREQLRSLIAAIDPHIPIFLQPVTPIGTGRHTLPPDPGQVLLWQAALKEHLRIVRVIPQTHKFIQQR, encoded by the coding sequence ATGGAATCGACCAATACTGCCCCCTTAATCGAACTCTTTTCTGCCATTCAGGGGGAAGGGGCGAATGTGGGAACTCGGCAATTGTTCATCCGTTTTGCTGGCTGTGATCTCCGTTGTCGCTACTGTGATAGTGCCCACACCTGGCATCCTCCCCGTCAATGCCAAATTGAACTCACCCCAGGAGAGCGGGATTTTATTTCTGTGCCGAATCCCGTCACCCTTGAGCAACTACTGACCTGGTGCGATCGCCAAAATCATCCTGGCTTGCACGATAGTATTAGCCTCACGGGGGGGGAACCCCTATTACAGGCAAAATTTCTTAGCCAACTCCTACCCCGCCTTAAGCAACGCACCAGCTTACCCCTCTATCTGGAAACGGGGGGGCACCATCCCGATGCCTTGCCCCCCCTATTGCCCTACCTAGACAGTATTGGCATGGATATCAAACTACCCAGTGTGAGCGGTGAATGTCATTGGTCAGCCCATCGCACCTTTTTAGAACTGTGCCACCAGGCCAAAGTGGATGTCTTTTGCAAAGTCATTATTTCCCATGCCACCAGCGACCGGGATCGAGAACAGCTACGGTCACTGATTGCCGCTATCGATCCCCATATCCCCATCTTTCTCCAACCTGTAACACCCATTGGTACGGGTCGCCATACCCTTCCCCCGGATCCAGGGCAGGTTTTACTGTGGCAGGCTGCATTGAAGGAACACCTCAGGATCGTTCGCGTCATTCCCCAAACCCATAAATTTATTCAGCAACGCTAG